The Strix uralensis isolate ZFMK-TIS-50842 chromosome 35, bStrUra1, whole genome shotgun sequence genome has a window encoding:
- the LOC141936878 gene encoding uncharacterized protein LOC141936878 has translation MAGLEPAQVPEAHLEVTVTATGAAPDPPLPPLCAPPPAVGFGPVPPRFEQFLPRDVSCTPGKPLEVPSAPPAATNPLPRIFSLFSRRDEPRGGPGSNPSPLARGEQGEEVWIPDIPSSEEEEEEEEQRARPLLRLRTRRRCRDAGSSSCSHSSHSGEGLGFSPQNGGAGPRPLPPSERGRAGNWCNWEDGGVREPPTASPGGRTLLRRRVKSRWVLKFFPFFWWFFFWFFPTDDEWTSETEPSSQEEEEGEPGGGSWRKPRSGVSPGYEHHKNPAGRKSASSSHHGRKPNAKSPSGKQLRRHQHACGKCGKSFSCSSSLNRHQRVHVGEKPSTCPNCRRSFAGGSALREHQRSHCQKKPYKCPSCEKRFASTKSLRKHRKLHLENGAHRCADCGKNLTSNATLVIHRRIHTGERPYACPDCGKSFMASKSLNKHRKTHAENGAHRCADCGKNLTSNATLVIHRRIHTGERPYVCPDCGKSFMANKSLSKHRKTHVEEGTYKCSECGKTFPKNSAFVAHLRSHRAQPHHSCSDCGEVFFENSSFRRHRKKHLVEKPHRCSDCGLGFTLPSALLLHQKSHVGPRPYVCSDCGKAFRESTTLRRHQRIHTGEKPYRCSYCEKSFRASSTLIIHRRIHTGEKPYECTKCTKCFMSSSSLMKHLRTHLRKELLGAPNQ, from the exons gtgCCCGAGGCTCACCTGGAGGTCACCGTCACGGCCACCGGCGCCGCCCCCgacccgccgctgccgccgctctGCGCCCCGCCCCCCGCAG TCGGTTTTGGGCCGGTTCCTCCCCGGTTCGAGCAGTTTCTTCCCCGCGACGTCTCCTGCACCCCCGGGAAGCCCCTGGAGGTGCCCTCGGCCCCCCCCGCTGCCACCAACCCCCTTCCCCggattttctcccttttttcgAGGAGGGACGAGCCCCGAG GCGGCCCCGGGTCCAACCCCTCGCCCCTCGcccggggggagcagggggaggaggttTGGATCCCCGACATCCCGAgctccgaggaggaggaggaggaggaggaacaacgGGCGAGGCCCCTCCTGAGGTTGCGGACGCGGCGGCGCTGCCGAGACGCCGggagctcctcctgctcccactcCTCTCACTCAGGTGAGGGACTTGGGTTTTCACCCCAAAACGGAGGCGCCGGGCCTCGCCCCTTGCCCCCCAGCGAGCGAGGCCGCGCTGGAAACTGGTGTAACTGGGAGGACGGGGGCGTACGGGAGCCACCGACGGCTTCTCCTGGCGGGAGGACGCTGCTGCGTCGCCGGGTGAAATCG AGGTGGGTTCTTaaattcttcccctttttttggtggttttttttttggtttttcccaACAGACGACGAGTGGACGAGCGAGACGGAGCCCAGCtcgcaggaggaagaggagggagagccGGGCGGGGGGTCATGGAGGAAACCCAGAAGCGGCGTCTCCCCGGGCTACGAGCACCACAAGAACCCCGCGGGGAGGAAATCGGCGTCTTCCAGCCACCACGGGAGGAAACCCAACGCCAAGAGCCCCTCGGGGAAGCAGCTGCGGCGCCACCAACACGCCTGCGGCAAGTGCGGGAAGAGCTTCAGCTGCAGCTCGTCCCTCAACCGCCACCAGAGGGTCCACGTCGGGGAGAAACCGTCCACCTGCCCCAACTGCAGGAGGAGCTTCGCCGGCGGCTCCGCCCTCCGGGAGCACCAGAGGAGCCACTGCCAGAAGAAACCCTACAAGTGTCCCAGCTGCGAGAAACGCTTCGCCTCCACCAAATCCCTCCGCAAACACCGCAAGCTCCACCTGGAGAACGGGGCCCACCGCTGCGCCGACTGCGGGAAGAACCTGACGTCCAACGCCACGCTCGTCATCCACCGCCGCATCCACACCGGCGAGCGGCCCTACGCCTGCCCCGACTGCGGGAAGAGCTTCATGGCCAGCAAATCCCTCAACAAACACCGCAAGACCCACGCGGAGAACGGGGCCCACCGCTGCGCCGACTGCGGGAAGAACCTGACGTCCAACGCAACGCTCGTCATCCACCGCCGCATCCACACCGGGGAGCGGCCCTACGTCTGCCCCGACTGCGGGAAGAGCTTCATGGCCAACAAATCGCTCAGCAAACACCGCAAGACTCACGTGGAGGAGGGGACCTATAAGTGTTCCGAGTGCGGGAAGACCTTCCCCAAAAACTCGGCCTTCGTAGCCCACCTCAGGAGCCACAGGGCCCAGCCCCACCACTCGTGCTCCGACTGCGGGGAGGTTTTCTTTGAAAACTCGTCTTTTAGGCGACACCGGAAAAAGCACTTGGTGGAGAAACCCCACCGGTGCTCCGACTGCGGGTTGGGCTTCACCCTGCCCTCCGCGCTCCTCCTCCACCAAAAGAGCCACGTCGGACCCCGCCCCTACGTCTGCTCCGACTGCGGGAAGGCGTTTCGGGAGAGCACCACCCTCCGGCGCCACCAGCGCATCCACACGGGCGAGAAGCCGTATCGCTGCTCCTACTGCGAGAAGAGCTTCCGCGCCAGCTCCACCCTCATCATCCACCGCAGGATCCACACGGGGGAAAAACCCTACGAGTGCACCAAATGCACCAAGTGCTTCATGTCCAGCTCGTCCCTCATGAAGCACCTGCGGACGCATCTCCGCAAGGAGCTGCTGGGGGCTCCCAACCAATGA